One segment of Mycoplasmopsis glycophila DNA contains the following:
- a CDS encoding SGNH/GDSL hydrolase family protein, giving the protein MKKSNNLLVGILAFFGSTTLAASCAAPGSSKPISADNGNVVIEKKNTTTTEKLPTNLTTSTNQDYSDSDWTTSISDISISYSTERKVSETHQIIKSNEKINYVAIGDSITAGFDGALPKDYPGELLSNGEITGASYPSFLANILNQKSRIAQFKNYAVSGSTILDWINFLEIQYDSKSKLDSNSLITKYGKNSKVKEELLVNLANANLITFTLGANDFFYLIFDELRKNNVFEIIENLTSDNPSYQKAAEFVNSIYASVVPEVKKRLATFISQLKNLAPNAHINLVSYPTPFLGLKDIFDKAFLDLVGDKLKLSITDTVISVLNDNLMEVASKYGINYVNAYNPNYWNKHYDELSSILIDIHPNTRAYKKMAMDIYLKITNSKLDLSSYGSENYDFDQDFINSDRNTTNYQIEPNANPLDILGWNTSTYLNKENEFEKELDVLRTPRNFSNRIIELASSFKTLALSVFNILITNRYYLNIDPEQKLRELLYREVDGELVIENLIQEIFDSNVIQNIIFNIQSNLRSLNAQNKLNLNTLFDAIKDGALKTEYIFNLINAIAKSKLVNVYKDDFKVVLPELALNTLRIHADKIIDLVVSATPESVSNTLGLSSEEFKALIRSIVFDNQTNDFDSNFIGVLTLVLETFVINSSNFEQVSSIREVLNAFIVDPNWNGTIDLSEYRSEFAVKLAKYAKKIVKKVIEVPSIKNFIIELVTNLLAQNKLLLNEQEKADFRHLFGNFIDNLNDKNFDHGLFDLAQEFIAQFISGFPSIEPDQINDLVTKSIGEAAKAHFGQSENIFKVIKLLSRSITANQTPEQVQTNKDIIKTIVNNFLQSENINLALLIEKVLPDSIKGSIDEYIGYQNFQELITNISRNPEFKTIINYFLDKLINSLDELESAHIDFENPQEIIRFILQKIDINEIEDPIKQLIVSLLNDPKIQELIRLSLIKVFENLELDPNAQIHQKLISDLSTGLISLFKELDFMPTVVDKLFEGLSEATKTDTTEEFVEKLKEIPSKLIDVVAQKVKPDVFGFIKKIIGLEIIQTNSEAWVEVLTKAFERFATSNLIDELFITSIRPFLENNSDYINPGEVELLLKDVILLSDTSSLFKNILSILISNPQWTETLTNKSTPKEIFDTIFALPNFKENVLIPLKPIVLEVLQNKKYSLTLLQLINYFAKQNQIDLDLPNHEAIASELIETALIYAKNTNLITRVVDSLFEAIEQSSNLDEILSNVKAIAQPLISDFSILEFSKFLLEKITSWTESDKDALVAFLMHLFDQIVQHDELTNWLNAIPFDESNFVNVISKENLISLVTKLLTNEHFKEFLKPTLDTLFDFNTAAIKTWESPLELLLAFVRNPEYLAQVKTNVVTLFNDLVLENDTVDFTLVKVLAEFLKTNESIKFAFEGIALEQLEQVLQGAIPTAKFAIKELDLVNALYKGLENFAKSNETNLKQILPFVLESLKEAIKSVNLNETSFKIFKHFLDQTTLDSDSKIVFKKIISNVGTYIFRTIEKEEIKSFINSLPTNLLTEINKYVANENLAILLFEVVKNTSFQNIVESSLNKVLDHWNEFKEANLTNWNDFAQKLLSILDLSSFKDDLKALINGIFDSENSQLILERIIVKLIQDNFQEFYRANVNATNSFAHITATNIKKLIVDLGIWDSTLDYMIQILDEMKSQEDIVTFAQGIPSKLLNKVLESIQTNGEYDLEKIKAKVITLLKSPIFTENKELISKFISHLLSLESTKDKLRNLANQLVDKIELDEKIAKYLDKETILATVNFALDNQNLLKLVESFILALINNDNLLISELEKPLFKPEDAIFNILKATNFVETNKEAFLGFVHQFLESEAFDQTFNKLLTNFLKENNLITSELNDSFIGDLRLTILNTLTYNTSSPLSQKIINKIIEVFKMEDVVNWSTFVEKFKANLTSLFDLNDYSLIKSLLNSRLFKPENEAILKELATNALNTYLTNNKVAELIDGINDATLSSISTKIGLTTSEAKELLKNIYNDNDLGSLLQEISSLVITELVKDRNAYKDANSYNDLVKAIFSQNDVVTTLKPKAIEILNNFLQSDKTKNFVVSTIKNALKSEGFKPYVAGLTETELDSISENLLDAYFVVDNVLGLSSVAYDTLVKELATNGYEIQTLSIIQNLFAALKENLSKDNLEQKVLELIRALSTSKLLNNNKSALLKILENSYEQIKKIIANESLLNKLPNSALETLSQYIEVEKLDILVKSVVGSSEFKNVFFDTLNSIITNISSYQNVRSVGELLQITLQNIKFEEFKNNLVGLIRFILKHEEINNVFKSLLTRTLNTFHVDTTTSDVQKLIEDLAKEGSDFLANLNVFEQIIERVFKEIQDHASSKEELEQTIQNIPNLVKTILETEFSDSFIEIANKIYKLEAISTNKSTLKKVLVALIKGLHIGPNDSGRDYIIEWISPLINQINSPILTIEAKKHLINVFKDILDQDILYELLDSVLESFLNEPNLDFLSNYKNPYLILKHFINNESFVANIKAKLHKLIIQITRNESKQISNLAQFVNSVIFKFLNIEGLDAGILEIANKEKLVQDVLNDWGNWIEQSGAYNSVFDALIQTIQSTNTIDEFVSNIGTNIWNSLDLANNFELVKQFINLSTNVSKNQETWNKIAKSLIVNIFSSEKHIDKIVSLVNLDFLVPYNIANDEFADAIKSILKSQNVQKVAIKLAEHVINHFDDFKSANSYNDLLKILFSNHEFNQELITLVKELLGYVGSDEKASKLLGKFAYYAIKNSEYPEILNNINETNGASLFGSFFSLIAEIDQNVQLIDPMLNKLFEQLENSGINADFASLFQVLGDSFKNYVVGDLNLMETRILILLRTALNSETVRNNNETFKVFIKNIVDFIIKKIDFGQMIWEQIPSESQGFILANFVDNRQNQGVQVFSNIINEFIKVPETASLINNLVGYVLNNHEALANETTLANVLRKYLVIPSNETQFKSDMKEFLLGSLKTNSFKINTEYIIHKFFDFLGVQKNDLINNYVTILANNLYAGIDRLGILDNLLDVLVQIIKQPGQSLDEMVTKIKNNIFASLQLTEYSTFKKFLSDNLVIGSSSLNGNEVSHKEAVKQILKEVISKLLTQDDKLTQIVQDLNLAGLVFNETEESNKELINKTIVRFIKNDKLKKALQLMVDDVLDRPQAYLAKNSWYGALNALLNKPTSSSLDSLKTNLKGWIVEIINSNENTDEFFGGLARIVLKKLIESNWNLSLENDHALFTAVLKGGLRTIVNSSEFNTVFENIYKNLQNTDFEQAANPGEAFLEAIKKGALSIITSDKNPKNISLSKILDKTKLIENLIAAIGNKNYVKLINRLFDASEFSYRSTNNGYSGSFNLEKTTGMYKLIYNALLKPKDPNSESLGFDFDVSIFSVVGKAEVFFKAFFKPIYSELFRRVTNNEYDSSYQTYYKRTDEYKALFRMYTTFLWFIGASVGYDSGKFWNAIGADVQAIINRGATSAFDEAKIQYSKFNEYLPKWYKTMGALNGWFNKGWYNAEFIQGNRSSSTYYSNYWSDQLLAYIYFFNKVKDRHSARTMTEVLLDALRKGYLKSDK; this is encoded by the coding sequence ATGAAAAAATCAAATAATTTACTTGTTGGAATTTTAGCATTCTTTGGTTCTACAACTTTAGCTGCTTCTTGTGCGGCACCAGGTTCTTCAAAACCTATTAGTGCTGATAATGGTAATGTTGTAATTGAAAAGAAAAATACTACTACAACAGAAAAATTACCTACTAACTTAACAACAAGTACAAATCAAGATTATTCAGACAGTGATTGAACAACTTCAATTTCTGATATTTCGATCTCTTATTCTACAGAAAGAAAAGTTTCTGAAACTCATCAAATTATTAAAAGTAATGAAAAAATCAACTATGTAGCAATCGGGGATTCAATAACCGCAGGATTTGATGGTGCACTTCCAAAAGATTATCCAGGTGAACTTTTATCAAATGGAGAAATCACTGGAGCTTCATACCCTTCATTTTTAGCTAACATCTTAAATCAAAAATCAAGAATAGCTCAGTTCAAAAATTATGCTGTTTCTGGTTCAACTATTCTAGATTGAATTAATTTTTTAGAAATTCAATATGATAGCAAAAGCAAATTAGATAGTAATAGTTTAATAACTAAATATGGCAAAAATTCAAAAGTAAAAGAAGAATTATTAGTAAATTTAGCTAATGCTAATTTGATTACATTTACATTAGGTGCTAATGACTTTTTCTACTTAATCTTTGATGAACTTCGTAAAAATAATGTTTTTGAAATCATTGAAAATTTAACAAGTGATAATCCTTCATACCAAAAAGCAGCTGAATTTGTTAATTCAATTTATGCTTCTGTCGTTCCTGAAGTGAAAAAGCGTTTAGCTACTTTTATCAGTCAACTTAAAAATTTAGCTCCAAATGCTCACATTAATTTAGTTAGTTATCCTACTCCTTTTTTAGGTTTAAAAGATATTTTTGATAAAGCTTTTTTAGATCTTGTTGGAGACAAACTTAAATTAAGTATTACAGATACTGTTATTTCTGTTTTAAATGATAACCTTATGGAAGTTGCGTCTAAATATGGAATTAACTATGTTAACGCATACAATCCAAATTATTGAAATAAACATTATGATGAATTAAGTTCTATTTTAATCGATATTCATCCAAACACCAGAGCTTATAAAAAAATGGCAATGGATATTTATTTAAAAATTACCAATTCAAAATTGGATTTAAGTTCATATGGTTCTGAAAATTATGATTTTGATCAAGATTTTATTAATTCAGATCGTAATACAACTAATTATCAAATTGAACCTAATGCAAATCCGCTTGATATTTTAGGTTGAAATACTTCGACATATTTAAATAAAGAAAATGAGTTTGAAAAAGAACTTGATGTTTTAAGAACTCCAAGAAACTTCTCAAACCGAATTATTGAACTTGCAAGTTCTTTCAAAACACTTGCACTTAGTGTTTTTAATATTTTAATAACTAATCGTTATTATTTAAATATTGATCCTGAACAAAAATTACGTGAATTACTTTACCGTGAAGTTGATGGTGAATTAGTTATCGAGAACCTTATTCAAGAAATTTTTGATTCAAATGTAATTCAAAATATTATTTTCAACATTCAATCAAACTTAAGAAGTCTTAACGCTCAAAACAAACTTAATTTAAATACACTTTTTGATGCTATTAAAGATGGTGCATTAAAAACTGAATACATTTTTAACTTAATTAATGCGATAGCAAAAAGTAAACTTGTGAATGTCTATAAAGACGACTTTAAAGTCGTTTTACCAGAACTTGCTCTTAACACTTTAAGAATTCATGCCGATAAAATTATTGATTTAGTTGTTAGTGCTACTCCTGAATCAGTTTCAAACACTTTAGGTCTATCTTCAGAAGAATTTAAAGCATTAATTCGTTCAATCGTTTTTGACAATCAAACAAATGACTTTGATAGCAACTTTATTGGTGTCTTAACTTTAGTTTTAGAAACTTTTGTAATTAATAGTTCAAATTTTGAACAAGTAAGCTCAATTAGAGAAGTTCTTAATGCCTTTATTGTTGATCCTAATTGAAATGGAACAATTGACCTTTCAGAATATCGTTCAGAATTTGCTGTTAAATTAGCAAAATATGCAAAAAAAATTGTTAAAAAGGTAATTGAAGTTCCTTCAATCAAAAACTTTATTATTGAATTAGTAACCAATCTTCTTGCTCAAAACAAATTACTTCTTAATGAACAAGAAAAAGCTGATTTCAGACATCTTTTTGGTAATTTTATCGACAACCTTAATGATAAAAACTTTGATCATGGTCTTTTTGATTTAGCGCAAGAATTTATTGCTCAATTTATTTCAGGTTTCCCAAGCATTGAACCAGATCAAATTAATGATTTAGTAACCAAAAGCATTGGTGAAGCAGCTAAAGCTCACTTTGGTCAATCAGAAAATATTTTTAAAGTTATTAAACTGCTTTCAAGATCAATTACAGCAAACCAAACTCCAGAACAAGTTCAAACAAATAAAGATATTATTAAAACAATTGTTAATAATTTCCTTCAATCAGAAAATATTAATTTAGCATTACTTATCGAAAAAGTTTTACCTGATTCAATTAAAGGTTCAATTGATGAGTATATTGGCTACCAAAATTTCCAAGAACTTATTACTAATATTTCGCGTAATCCTGAATTTAAGACAATCATCAATTATTTTCTTGATAAATTAATTAATAGTTTAGATGAGCTTGAATCAGCTCATATTGATTTTGAAAATCCACAAGAAATTATTAGATTTATCCTTCAAAAAATTGATATTAACGAAATTGAAGATCCAATTAAGCAACTTATCGTATCACTTTTAAATGATCCAAAAATTCAAGAATTAATCAGATTAAGTTTAATTAAAGTCTTTGAGAATTTAGAATTAGATCCTAATGCACAAATTCATCAAAAACTAATTTCGGATCTCTCAACAGGTCTAATTAGTTTATTTAAAGAATTAGATTTTATGCCAACAGTTGTTGATAAATTATTTGAAGGATTAAGTGAAGCCACTAAAACAGACACTACAGAAGAATTTGTTGAAAAACTTAAAGAAATTCCATCAAAATTAATTGATGTAGTTGCACAAAAAGTTAAACCTGATGTTTTTGGTTTTATCAAGAAAATTATTGGTTTAGAAATTATTCAAACTAACTCTGAAGCATGAGTTGAAGTTTTAACTAAAGCTTTTGAGAGATTTGCTACAAGCAACTTAATTGACGAATTATTTATTACATCTATTCGTCCTTTTCTTGAAAATAATTCAGATTACATCAATCCAGGAGAAGTTGAATTACTTCTTAAAGATGTAATTCTTTTATCAGATACTTCAAGTTTATTTAAAAACATTTTAAGTATTTTAATTTCAAATCCGCAGTGAACTGAAACTTTAACTAACAAAAGTACACCAAAAGAAATCTTTGATACTATTTTTGCTTTACCTAACTTTAAAGAAAATGTCCTAATTCCTTTAAAACCAATTGTTTTAGAAGTTTTACAAAATAAAAAATATAGTTTAACTTTATTGCAACTTATTAATTATTTTGCAAAACAAAATCAAATTGATTTAGATTTACCTAACCATGAAGCGATTGCAAGCGAGTTAATTGAAACAGCTTTAATTTATGCGAAAAACACTAATTTAATCACAAGAGTAGTTGACTCTCTTTTCGAAGCAATTGAACAAAGCTCTAATTTAGATGAAATTTTAAGTAATGTTAAAGCAATAGCGCAGCCACTAATTAGTGATTTTTCAATTCTAGAATTTAGTAAGTTTTTATTAGAAAAAATTACTTCTTGAACCGAAAGTGATAAAGACGCGCTTGTTGCGTTCTTAATGCATTTATTTGATCAAATTGTTCAGCATGACGAGTTAACAAATTGATTAAATGCAATTCCGTTTGATGAAAGTAATTTTGTAAATGTAATTAGCAAAGAGAATTTAATCTCGTTAGTTACAAAACTTTTAACAAATGAACACTTCAAAGAATTTTTAAAACCAACTTTAGATACTCTTTTTGATTTTAATACAGCAGCTATTAAAACTTGAGAATCACCTCTTGAGCTTCTTTTAGCTTTTGTGAGAAATCCTGAATATTTAGCTCAAGTTAAAACTAATGTTGTGACATTATTTAATGATTTAGTTTTAGAAAATGACACTGTTGATTTTACTTTAGTTAAAGTTCTTGCTGAATTTTTAAAAACCAATGAATCAATTAAGTTCGCTTTTGAAGGTATTGCTCTTGAACAACTTGAGCAAGTTTTACAAGGGGCAATTCCGACAGCTAAATTTGCTATTAAAGAATTAGATCTTGTTAATGCCTTATATAAAGGACTGGAAAATTTTGCTAAATCAAATGAAACTAACCTTAAACAAATTCTACCTTTTGTACTTGAGAGTCTTAAGGAAGCAATTAAGTCAGTTAATTTAAATGAAACAAGTTTCAAGATTTTCAAACACTTCCTTGATCAAACTACATTAGATAGCGATAGTAAAATTGTTTTCAAAAAAATTATTTCAAACGTTGGAACTTATATTTTTAGAACTATTGAAAAAGAAGAAATCAAGTCATTTATTAATTCATTACCAACAAATCTTCTTACTGAAATTAATAAATATGTAGCAAACGAGAATTTAGCAATTTTACTTTTCGAAGTTGTTAAAAATACTTCATTCCAAAATATCGTTGAATCAAGTCTTAATAAAGTGCTTGATCATTGAAACGAATTCAAAGAAGCAAACCTTACAAATTGAAATGACTTTGCTCAAAAATTATTATCAATTCTTGATTTAAGTTCGTTTAAAGATGACCTTAAAGCATTAATTAATGGTATTTTCGATTCAGAAAACAGTCAATTAATTCTTGAAAGAATTATTGTCAAATTAATTCAAGATAATTTCCAAGAATTTTATAGAGCAAACGTTAATGCTACAAATTCTTTTGCTCACATCACAGCAACCAACATTAAAAAGCTAATTGTGGATTTAGGAATTTGAGATTCAACATTAGATTATATGATTCAAATTCTTGATGAAATGAAATCACAAGAAGACATAGTTACTTTTGCGCAAGGTATTCCTTCAAAATTACTTAATAAAGTTTTAGAAAGTATTCAAACAAATGGTGAATACGATCTTGAAAAAATAAAAGCAAAAGTTATCACACTTTTAAAATCACCTATCTTTACAGAAAATAAAGAGCTTATTTCTAAATTTATAAGTCACTTATTAAGTTTAGAAAGTACTAAAGATAAACTTCGTAATTTAGCAAATCAGTTAGTTGACAAAATCGAGCTTGATGAAAAAATAGCCAAATATCTTGATAAAGAGACAATTTTAGCTACAGTTAATTTTGCTCTAGATAATCAAAATCTTTTAAAATTAGTTGAAAGTTTTATTCTTGCTTTAATTAATAATGATAATTTATTAATTAGTGAACTTGAAAAACCTCTTTTCAAACCCGAAGATGCTATTTTCAATATTTTAAAAGCAACAAATTTTGTTGAAACTAATAAAGAAGCTTTTTTAGGTTTTGTTCATCAATTTTTAGAAAGCGAAGCTTTTGATCAAACATTTAATAAATTACTTACTAACTTCTTAAAAGAAAATAATCTTATTACTTCAGAACTTAATGATAGTTTTATTGGTGATTTACGTTTAACAATTCTTAACACTCTTACTTATAACACTTCAAGTCCTTTAAGTCAAAAAATTATTAATAAAATAATTGAAGTCTTTAAAATGGAAGATGTTGTAAATTGAAGTACTTTTGTAGAGAAATTCAAAGCAAATCTTACTTCGCTTTTTGATTTAAATGATTATTCACTTATCAAATCTCTTCTTAATAGTCGGCTTTTCAAACCTGAAAACGAAGCTATTTTAAAAGAACTTGCAACAAATGCTTTAAATACATATTTAACAAATAACAAAGTTGCAGAGTTAATTGATGGTATTAATGATGCTACTTTAAGTTCTATTTCTACAAAAATTGGTTTAACCACAAGCGAAGCGAAAGAGCTTCTTAAAAACATCTACAACGATAATGATTTAGGAAGCTTACTTCAGGAAATTTCGAGTTTAGTAATTACTGAATTAGTTAAAGATCGTAACGCTTATAAAGATGCTAATAGCTATAATGATTTAGTTAAAGCTATCTTTAGCCAAAATGATGTTGTTACTACTCTTAAACCAAAAGCAATTGAGATTCTTAATAATTTCTTGCAAAGCGACAAAACAAAGAATTTTGTAGTTTCAACTATTAAAAACGCACTAAAAAGTGAAGGGTTCAAACCATATGTGGCTGGTCTTACTGAAACAGAACTTGATTCTATTTCAGAAAATCTTTTAGATGCTTATTTTGTAGTTGATAATGTACTTGGTTTATCAAGTGTAGCTTATGATACTCTAGTCAAAGAACTTGCAACAAATGGTTATGAAATTCAAACTTTATCAATTATTCAAAATTTATTTGCAGCCCTTAAAGAAAACTTAAGCAAAGACAATTTAGAGCAAAAAGTTCTTGAATTAATTCGCGCTTTATCAACATCAAAATTATTAAACAACAATAAATCTGCTCTACTTAAGATTTTAGAAAATTCATATGAGCAAATTAAGAAAATCATAGCTAATGAATCGCTTCTTAATAAATTACCAAATAGTGCTCTCGAAACACTTTCGCAGTACATTGAAGTTGAAAAATTAGATATTTTAGTAAAAAGTGTTGTTGGTTCAAGTGAATTTAAAAATGTTTTCTTTGATACTTTAAATTCAATTATCACTAACATTAGCTCATATCAAAATGTTCGGTCTGTAGGTGAATTATTACAAATCACACTTCAAAACATCAAATTTGAAGAGTTTAAGAATAATTTAGTTGGATTAATAAGATTTATTTTAAAACATGAAGAAATCAACAATGTCTTTAAATCACTTTTAACAAGAACTTTAAATACTTTCCACGTTGATACTACAACTAGCGATGTACAAAAACTCATTGAAGATTTAGCAAAAGAAGGTAGTGATTTTCTAGCTAACTTAAATGTTTTTGAACAAATTATTGAACGTGTCTTTAAAGAAATTCAAGATCACGCAAGTTCAAAAGAAGAACTTGAACAAACAATTCAAAATATTCCAAATCTTGTTAAAACAATTCTTGAAACTGAATTTAGTGATAGCTTTATTGAAATTGCAAATAAAATTTACAAATTAGAAGCAATTAGCACAAATAAATCTACCCTTAAAAAAGTTTTAGTTGCTTTAATTAAAGGGTTACATATTGGTCCAAACGATTCAGGACGTGATTATATTATTGAATGAATTTCTCCTTTAATTAATCAAATTAATAGTCCAATTTTAACAATTGAAGCTAAAAAACACTTAATTAATGTTTTCAAAGACATTTTAGATCAAGACATTTTATATGAACTTCTAGATTCAGTTTTAGAAAGTTTCTTAAATGAGCCTAATTTAGACTTTTTAAGTAACTATAAGAATCCATATTTAATTCTTAAACACTTTATTAATAATGAATCATTTGTGGCGAATATAAAAGCTAAATTACACAAACTCATTATTCAAATTACCCGTAATGAAAGCAAGCAAATTAGCAATTTAGCACAATTTGTAAATTCAGTTATTTTCAAATTCTTAAATATTGAAGGACTTGATGCTGGAATTTTAGAAATTGCCAATAAAGAAAAATTAGTTCAAGATGTTCTTAATGATTGAGGAAATTGAATTGAACAAAGTGGTGCTTATAACAGTGTGTTTGATGCTTTAATTCAAACAATTCAAAGTACAAACACAATTGATGAATTTGTTTCTAATATAGGAACTAATATTTGAAATTCATTAGATCTAGCAAATAACTTTGAACTGGTAAAACAATTTATTAATCTTTCAACAAATGTTTCAAAAAACCAAGAAACTTGAAACAAAATTGCTAAAAGTTTAATCGTAAATATTTTTAGTAGTGAAAAACATATTGACAAAATTGTTTCACTAGTTAATTTAGATTTTCTTGTTCCATACAACATTGCTAATGATGAATTTGCAGATGCAATTAAATCGATTCTAAAAAGTCAAAATGTGCAGAAAGTTGCTATTAAATTAGCTGAACACGTTATTAATCATTTTGATGATTTCAAATCAGCAAATAGCTATAATGATTTACTTAAAATTTTATTTAGTAATCATGAATTTAACCAAGAATTAATTACTTTGGTTAAAGAACTTCTTGGTTATGTTGGTAGTGACGAAAAAGCAAGCAAATTACTTGGAAAATTCGCTTACTATGCAATTAAAAATTCAGAATACCCAGAAATTCTAAACAACATTAATGAAACAAATGGAGCTAGTCTTTTTGGAAGTTTCTTCTCATTAATTGCTGAAATTGATCAAAACGTGCAGTTGATTGACCCAATGCTCAATAAGCTTTTTGAGCAACTTGAAAATAGTGGTATCAATGCAGATTTTGCTAGTCTTTTCCAAGTTCTTGGAGATAGTTTTAAAAATTATGTTGTAGGTGATCTGAATTTAATGGAAACTAGAATTCTTATTTTATTAAGAACAGCTTTAAATTCAGAAACAGTACGTAATAATAACGAAACATTCAAGGTATTTATTAAGAATATTGTTGATTTTATTATTAAGAAAATTGACTTTGGTCAAATGATTTGAGAGCAAATCCCAAGCGAAAGTCAAGGTTTCATTTTAGCTAACTTTGTTGATAATAGACAAAACCAAGGTGTACAAGTATTTTCAAATATTATTAATGAGTTTATTAAAGTGCCAGAAACAGCAAGTTTAATTAATAATTTAGTTGGTTATGTTTTAAATAACCACGAAGCCCTTGCAAACGAAACCACACTTGCTAATGTGCTTCGTAAGTATCTTGTAATACCAAGCAATGAAACTCAATTTAAATCAGACATGAAAGAATTCTTGCTTGGTTCACTTAAAACAAACTCATTTAAAATTAACACAGAGTACATTATTCATAAGTTCTTTGATTTTCTTGGTGTTCAAAAAAATGACTTAATTAACAATTATGTCACAATTCTTGCTAATAATCTTTATGCTGGAATTGATCGTCTTGGTATTTTAGATAACCTGTTAGATGTTTTAGTTCAAATCATCAAGCAACCTGGTCAGTCGCTTGATGAGATGGTAACTAAAATTAAAAATAATATTTTCGCAAGTTTACAATTAACTGAATATTCTACTTTCAAGAAATTCTTAAGTGATAATTTAGTAATTGGTTCATCTAGTTTAAACGGAAATGAAGTTTCACATAAAGAAGCTGTAAAACAAATTTTAAAAGAAGTTATTTCAAAATTACTAACTCAAGATGACAAGTTAACTCAAATTGTTCAAGACCTTAATTTAGCTGGTTTAGTCTTTAATGAAACAGAAGAATCTAATAAAGAACTTATTAATAAAACAATTGTTCGTTTCATTAAGAATGATAAGCTTAAAAAAGCTTTACAGTTAATGGTAGACGATGTTTTAGACCGTCCACAAGCTTATTTAGCTAAAAATTCTTGATATGGAGCTTTAAATGCTCTTTTAAACAAACCTACTTCAAGCTCGCTTGATTCACTTAAAACAAATCTTAAAGGTTGAATTGTAGAAATTATTAATTCAAACGAAAACACAGATGAGTTCTTCGGTGGATTGGCAAGAATTGTTCTTAAAAAACTTATTGAATCAAATTGAAATCTTTCTTTAGAAAACGATCACGCCTTATTTACTGCAGTATTAAAAGGCGGGCTTCGTACCATCGTAAATTCAAGTGAGTTTAATACAGTTTTTGAAAACATTTATAAAAATCTACAAAACACAGACTTTGAGCAAGCAGCTAACCCAGGGGAAGCCTTTTTAGAAGCGATTAAAAAAGGTGCTTTATCAATCATTACATCAGATAAAAACCCTAAAAATATTTCATTAAGTAAAATTCTTGATAAAACAAAACTTATTGAGAATTTAATTGCTGCAATCGGAAATAAAAATTATGTTAAATTAATCAACCGTCTTTTTGATGCTTCAGAATTTTCATATCGTTCAACAAACAATGGATATAGTGGATCATTTAATTTAGAAAAAACAACCGGTATGTATAAATTGATCTACAATGCATTGTTAAAACCAAAAGATCCCAATTCAGAGTCATTAGGATTTGATTTTGACGTAAGTATTTTCAGTGTTGTAGGAAAAGCAGAAGTGTTCTTTAAAGCATTCTTTAAACCTATTTATAGTGAACTTTTCCGTAGAGTAACTAATAATGAATATGATTCTTCATATCAAACATACTACAAGCGAACCGATGAATATAAAGCATTATTTAGAATGTATACCACTTTCTTATGATTTATTGGTGCTTCGGTTGGATATGATAGCGGTAAGTTCTGAAATGCTATTGGCGCTGATGTGCAAGCGATAATTAATAGAGGGGCTACATCTGCTTTTGATGAAGCTAAAATACAGTATAGTAAATTTAACGAATATTTACCAAAATGATATAAGACAATGGGTGCCTTAAATGGTTGGTTTAATAAGGGATGATATAACGCTGAATTTATTCAAGGTAATAGATCATCAAGCACATATTATTCAAACTACTGATCAGATCAGCTTCTTGCTTATATTTACTTCTTTAACAAAGTTAAAGATCGTCATTCAGCTCGTACAATGACAGAAGTGCTTTTAGATGCCTTAAGAAAAGGTTACCTAAAAAGCGATAAATAA